The Thiosulfativibrio zosterae genome has a window encoding:
- a CDS encoding rod shape-determining protein, whose amino-acid sequence MFRKLMGLFSNDLSIDLGTANTLIYVRGKGMVLNEPSVVAIRIGDHGKPRSIVAVGEGAKEMLGKENQKIITVRPLKDGVIADFEVTEKMLQAFIRKVHEARFFQPSPRVLVCVPCGSTQVERRAIRESAAGAGAREVYLIEEPMAAAIGAGMPVSEPIGSMVVDIGGGTTEVATLSLNGIVWSASVKVGGDRFDEAIIKYVRRNYGMIIGEATAEKIKKQIGTAYHEVNPDTMEVHGSNIAESVPRRFTLNSNEVLEALQEPLAQIVSAVRTALEFTPPELGADIAEHGIVLTGGGALLRNLNTLLSEETGIPVIIADDPLTCVARGGGRALEMMDEKGIDVFSFD is encoded by the coding sequence ATGTTTCGTAAACTCATGGGACTCTTCTCTAATGACCTTTCAATCGATTTAGGAACCGCTAACACGCTGATTTATGTTCGCGGAAAAGGTATGGTTCTCAATGAGCCTTCTGTTGTCGCCATTCGCATTGGCGACCATGGAAAACCTCGCTCTATTGTGGCGGTCGGTGAAGGCGCCAAAGAAATGTTGGGTAAAGAAAACCAAAAAATCATTACGGTTCGCCCACTTAAAGACGGTGTTATAGCTGACTTCGAAGTCACTGAAAAAATGTTGCAAGCCTTTATTCGTAAAGTCCATGAAGCCAGATTCTTTCAGCCAAGCCCACGTGTATTAGTTTGTGTGCCTTGTGGTTCTACGCAAGTTGAACGCCGCGCCATTCGTGAATCGGCTGCGGGCGCAGGTGCTCGTGAAGTTTACCTCATTGAAGAACCCATGGCAGCTGCTATTGGCGCTGGCATGCCGGTCAGCGAACCGATTGGCTCAATGGTGGTTGATATCGGTGGTGGTACCACTGAAGTGGCAACCCTATCTTTAAACGGTATTGTTTGGTCTGCATCCGTAAAAGTGGGTGGTGACCGTTTTGATGAAGCCATTATTAAATATGTTCGTCGTAATTACGGCATGATTATTGGTGAAGCGACTGCTGAAAAAATTAAAAAACAAATTGGTACCGCTTATCACGAAGTGAATCCGGATACGATGGAAGTGCACGGTAGCAATATCGCAGAATCGGTTCCGCGTCGCTTTACTTTAAACAGCAATGAAGTGTTAGAGGCCCTACAAGAGCCTTTGGCACAAATTGTCAGTGCTGTGCGTACTGCACTAGAATTTACCCCACCAGAACTGGGGGCAGATATTGCTGAACACGGTATTGTTTTAACAGGCGGAGGCGCATTGCTTCGCAATCTAAACACCCTGCTTTCTGAAGAAACAGGCATTCCAGTTATCATCGCTGACGACCCACTCACCTGTGTGGCGCGTGGCGGCGGTCGTGCATTAGAGATGATGGATGAAAAAGGCATAGATGTATTTTCTTTTGACTAA
- the gatC gene encoding Asp-tRNA(Asn)/Glu-tRNA(Gln) amidotransferase subunit GatC, with protein MSIGQKEVETISRLAAISVKESEVPAVAEKLSNILDLFAQMAAVNTDHVTPMAHPLDQVQRLRDDVVTETDHHEKYQKLAPAAQDGLYLVPQVIE; from the coding sequence GTGTCAATCGGACAAAAAGAAGTTGAAACCATTTCTCGCTTAGCAGCGATTTCAGTGAAAGAGTCTGAAGTACCGGCTGTTGCAGAAAAATTGTCTAACATTTTAGATTTATTTGCCCAGATGGCGGCGGTTAATACGGACCATGTTACCCCAATGGCGCATCCATTAGACCAGGTGCAAAGACTGCGCGATGATGTTGTCACTGAAACTGACCACCATGAAAAATATCAAAAGCTTGCGCCTGCCGCCCAAGATGGTTTGTATCTAGTTCCCCAAGTGATTGAGTGA
- the gatA gene encoding Asp-tRNA(Asn)/Glu-tRNA(Gln) amidotransferase subunit GatA produces MHKLSIQQMSEQLQSRQLTSVALTQHYLDRIAKFDPELNAYITVTPELAIAMAKEADAKLDAGNAHPLTGIPIAHKDIFCIDGVKTTCGSKMLSNFVAPYDAHVVEQLKELNMPILGKTNMDEFAMGSSSESSYFGPTKNPWDLKAVPGGSSGGAAAVIAAGLAPLATGTDTGGSIRQPASFCGISGIKPTYGAVSRYGMIAYASSFDQGGPMTRSAQDSAWLLTAMAGFDLRDSTSFEQAKPDYTTELNASLKGLKVGVPKEYFGEGLDAGVATVIKTAIAELEKQGAQVVEVSLPNKDLAVPAYYVLAPAEASSNLSRFDGVRYGYRCENPQDLNDLYTRSRSEGFGAEVKRRIMVGAYALSAGYYDAYYLKAQKLRRLIKDDFMKAFESCDVIVGPVAPTPAFNIGEKSDDPISMYLADLYTIPVNLAGLPAMSVPAGFVEGRPVGLHIVGNYHAEAKLLNVAHQYQQTTDWHKQMPAAYQ; encoded by the coding sequence ATGCATAAATTAAGTATTCAGCAAATGAGCGAACAATTGCAAAGTCGCCAATTAACCAGCGTTGCCTTGACTCAACATTACTTGGACAGAATTGCAAAATTTGACCCAGAACTCAATGCCTACATTACTGTTACGCCCGAATTGGCAATAGCTATGGCCAAAGAAGCGGATGCCAAGCTAGATGCTGGCAACGCTCATCCTTTAACGGGTATTCCCATTGCGCACAAAGACATTTTTTGTATTGATGGGGTGAAAACAACTTGTGGTTCAAAAATGTTGAGCAATTTTGTTGCACCCTATGATGCTCATGTGGTTGAACAGCTTAAAGAATTGAATATGCCAATTTTGGGTAAAACCAATATGGATGAATTTGCCATGGGGTCCTCCTCTGAAAGCAGTTATTTTGGGCCCACCAAAAATCCTTGGGATTTAAAAGCGGTTCCGGGCGGTTCTTCTGGGGGCGCTGCAGCGGTTATTGCGGCTGGATTAGCGCCCTTAGCGACGGGTACGGATACCGGTGGTTCTATTCGTCAGCCAGCTTCTTTTTGTGGTATTTCAGGCATTAAGCCCACTTATGGTGCGGTATCGCGTTACGGCATGATTGCCTACGCTTCCAGTTTTGACCAGGGCGGTCCTATGACGCGCTCTGCGCAAGATTCTGCTTGGTTATTAACCGCTATGGCAGGCTTTGATCTGCGTGACTCTACCAGTTTTGAACAGGCAAAACCAGATTATACAACCGAGTTAAATGCCTCTTTAAAAGGCTTAAAAGTCGGCGTGCCTAAAGAGTATTTTGGAGAAGGTTTGGATGCTGGGGTTGCAACGGTAATTAAAACCGCCATCGCCGAACTGGAAAAACAAGGTGCGCAAGTAGTTGAAGTCAGTTTGCCTAATAAAGATTTAGCGGTGCCTGCTTATTATGTATTGGCACCGGCCGAAGCGTCTTCCAATTTATCGCGTTTTGATGGCGTGCGTTATGGTTATCGTTGTGAAAATCCGCAAGATTTAAACGATTTATACACCCGTTCGCGCTCTGAAGGCTTTGGCGCAGAAGTGAAGCGCCGCATTATGGTCGGCGCTTATGCTTTATCAGCGGGTTATTACGATGCCTACTATTTAAAGGCACAAAAATTACGCCGCTTGATTAAAGACGATTTTATGAAAGCCTTTGAAAGCTGTGATGTGATTGTTGGGCCAGTGGCCCCAACCCCTGCATTTAACATTGGTGAAAAATCAGATGATCCCATCAGTATGTATTTAGCAGATTTGTATACCATTCCAGTTAACTTGGCCGGCTTGCCAGCAATGTCGGTGCCTGCTGGGTTTGTGGAAGGTCGTCCAGTAGGGTTGCATATCGTGGGTAATTATCATGCCGAAGCCAAATTGCTAAATGTGGCGCATCAATATCAACAAACGACCGATTGGCATAAACAAATGCCAGCGGCTTACCAATAA
- the gatB gene encoding Asp-tRNA(Asn)/Glu-tRNA(Gln) amidotransferase subunit GatB gives MTWEVVIGLEIHAQLTTQTKIFSGSAIAYGAQPNTQANLLDLGMPGQLPVLNKAVIPAAIKLGLAIGANIGRKSVFDRKNYFYPDLPKGYQTSQFTYPIVDKGGVVEIEVDGVKKKIGVTRAHLEEDAGKSMHDAFPGMTGIDLNRAGTPLLEIVSEPDMRSAKEAVAYAKKMHELVQYLGICDGNMQEGSFRVDSNVSVHKPGTPFGTRAELKNINSFKFIEAAIEIEIERQIEILESGGKVVQETRLYDADKNETRSMRAKEEANDYRYFPCPDLLPVIITDEDIEAIRAEMPEMPDGKRDRYMSEFGLSEYDAAVLTASRGMAEYFEGLVALTKDAKLSANWMMGELSKALNQHNLDIKNSPVSAAMLGGLLAKILDNTISGKIAKQVFDAMWKGEGSAEEIIAAKGLVQITDSSAIEKLIDEVLAANPNQVEAYKAGQEKMFGFFVGQVMKASQGQASPGQVNQLLKDKLK, from the coding sequence ATGACTTGGGAAGTTGTTATCGGTTTGGAGATTCACGCTCAATTAACCACGCAAACAAAGATTTTTTCGGGTTCAGCTATTGCATATGGCGCACAACCCAATACGCAAGCTAACTTGCTAGATTTGGGGATGCCTGGACAGCTACCGGTTTTAAATAAAGCGGTGATTCCTGCGGCCATAAAACTGGGTTTAGCAATAGGTGCAAACATTGGGCGCAAATCCGTGTTTGACCGTAAAAATTATTTTTATCCTGATTTACCCAAAGGATATCAAACCTCACAGTTTACTTATCCAATTGTGGATAAGGGTGGGGTGGTTGAAATTGAAGTCGATGGTGTTAAAAAGAAAATTGGCGTAACGCGCGCTCACTTGGAAGAAGATGCGGGTAAATCCATGCACGATGCCTTTCCGGGTATGACAGGCATTGACTTGAATCGTGCAGGAACGCCTTTGCTAGAAATTGTATCGGAACCCGATATGCGCTCTGCCAAAGAAGCGGTTGCCTATGCCAAAAAAATGCACGAGCTGGTCCAGTATTTAGGGATTTGTGACGGTAATATGCAGGAAGGCTCTTTCCGTGTGGACTCGAATGTGTCGGTGCACAAACCTGGTACGCCATTTGGCACGCGTGCTGAGTTGAAAAATATCAACTCTTTCAAGTTTATTGAAGCGGCTATTGAAATAGAAATCGAGCGCCAAATCGAAATTTTAGAATCGGGCGGCAAGGTTGTTCAAGAAACCCGTTTGTATGATGCCGATAAAAACGAAACTCGTTCTATGCGTGCTAAAGAAGAAGCCAATGATTACCGTTATTTCCCCTGCCCAGATTTATTACCAGTGATCATTACCGATGAAGACATTGAAGCGATTCGTGCAGAAATGCCAGAAATGCCTGATGGTAAGCGAGATCGTTATATGTCTGAGTTTGGTTTGTCGGAATATGATGCAGCTGTTTTAACTGCTTCGCGTGGCATGGCAGAGTATTTTGAGGGCTTGGTTGCGTTGACCAAAGATGCCAAGTTGTCTGCCAACTGGATGATGGGCGAGCTATCGAAAGCGTTGAATCAACATAATCTAGATATTAAAAACTCGCCTGTGTCAGCAGCTATGCTGGGTGGTTTGTTAGCCAAAATTTTAGACAATACGATTTCTGGCAAAATTGCTAAACAAGTGTTTGATGCCATGTGGAAGGGTGAAGGTTCTGCTGAAGAAATTATTGCGGCTAAAGGTCTGGTGCAAATTACGGACAGTTCAGCGATTGAAAAGTTGATCGATGAAGTGCTTGCCGCTAATCCGAATCAAGTTGAAGCCTACAAAGCAGGCCAAGAAAAAATGTTTGGTTTCTTTGTGGGGCAAGTGATGAAAGCCTCGCAAGGCCAAGCCAGCCCAGGGCAGGTGAATCAATTATTGAAAGATAAGTTGAAATAA
- a CDS encoding DUF423 domain-containing protein has protein sequence MNQPLQTERYLFLAGSLNMLLIIILGALASHALKPQMNIEQQGYWQTALFYHSLHAFTLFLLGFLAQKQPGLVKIWQKLAILNGLGILFFSGGLYVLAMGFQSLHFLIPIGGFIWMIHWGWLSWIWIKPPRLP, from the coding sequence GTGAATCAACCTCTTCAAACCGAGCGTTATCTATTTCTGGCGGGCAGCCTAAATATGCTGCTCATTATCATCTTAGGTGCATTAGCCAGTCATGCATTAAAACCACAAATGAACATTGAACAACAAGGCTATTGGCAAACGGCTCTTTTTTATCATAGCTTGCATGCTTTTACCTTGTTTTTATTGGGATTTTTAGCGCAAAAACAACCAGGCCTGGTTAAAATTTGGCAAAAATTAGCCATTTTAAATGGCTTGGGAATTTTGTTTTTCAGTGGTGGTCTTTATGTTTTGGCAATGGGTTTTCAATCCCTGCACTTTTTAATTCCGATTGGCGGATTCATTTGGATGATTCACTGGGGCTGGCTCAGTTGGATCTGGATTAAACCGCCTAGACTTCCATAA
- the htpX gene encoding protease HtpX produces MKRIGLFLLTNIAVLAVAMITMNLLGVGNYMQGTSLDLGNLFAFALIFGFAGSFVSLAMSKWLAKMSTGAQVITQPRNADEKWLLDTVTRQAEKAGIKTPEVAIYDSPEPNAFATGMTRNSSLVAVSTGLLRSMRQNEVEAVLGHEVAHVANGDMVTMALMQGVLNTFVIFFAKIIAWAVDRIVLKNEEEGHSWTFIIVDLVAQILLGILASIVTMWFSRRREFHADNGGAYLAGKENMIAALRRLQTMTPGQLPDQMAAFGISAGGSKFGQLFMSHPPLEDRIAALEATEQSQLKIA; encoded by the coding sequence ATGAAACGAATAGGTTTATTTTTATTAACTAACATTGCGGTGCTTGCGGTTGCAATGATTACTATGAACCTTTTGGGTGTGGGTAATTATATGCAGGGAACCAGTTTAGATTTGGGTAACCTGTTTGCTTTTGCCTTAATTTTTGGTTTTGCAGGGTCTTTCGTTTCTTTAGCCATGTCAAAATGGCTGGCTAAAATGTCAACGGGTGCGCAAGTGATTACGCAACCTCGCAATGCAGATGAGAAATGGTTGTTAGACACCGTCACTCGCCAAGCAGAAAAAGCGGGTATCAAAACGCCAGAAGTGGCTATCTACGACTCACCAGAGCCAAATGCTTTTGCAACCGGTATGACGCGTAATTCTTCATTGGTTGCGGTATCCACGGGCTTATTGCGCAGCATGCGTCAAAACGAAGTGGAAGCGGTATTGGGTCACGAGGTTGCTCACGTTGCGAATGGCGATATGGTGACTATGGCATTAATGCAGGGCGTTTTGAATACCTTTGTTATTTTCTTCGCCAAAATCATTGCTTGGGCAGTGGACAGAATTGTGCTTAAAAATGAAGAAGAAGGTCATAGCTGGACATTCATCATTGTAGATTTAGTGGCTCAGATTCTATTGGGTATTTTGGCAAGCATTGTTACCATGTGGTTCTCGCGTCGTCGCGAATTCCATGCGGACAATGGTGGTGCTTACCTTGCTGGTAAAGAGAATATGATTGCAGCTTTGCGTCGTTTACAAACCATGACGCCAGGTCAGTTACCTGATCAAATGGCGGCGTTTGGTATCTCTGCGGGTGGTTCTAAATTTGGACAGTTGTTTATGTCACACCCACCTTTAGAAGATCGTATTGCTGCTTTAGAAGCAACTGAACAAAGCCAATTGAAAATTGCTTAA
- a CDS encoding SufE family protein, protein MNFSPAAKSLSDTQTDLVKRFTHFENWKDRYKYLIDMGKTLQGMDEAYKTEDNRIHGCQSQVWIHIEEKDGILFMQAMSDAAIVSGLIALLLKVYNGRSPQEIASAPLSFLGEIGLLQHLSSNRSTGLYHMIKRIQAEANARIQA, encoded by the coding sequence ATGAACTTTTCACCAGCTGCTAAATCTTTATCTGATACTCAAACCGACCTAGTCAAACGATTTACCCATTTTGAAAATTGGAAAGACCGTTATAAATATTTAATTGATATGGGCAAAACTCTGCAAGGTATGGATGAAGCCTATAAAACTGAAGACAATCGAATTCATGGCTGTCAATCTCAGGTGTGGATTCACATTGAAGAAAAGGATGGCATTTTATTCATGCAAGCCATGAGTGATGCTGCGATTGTTTCTGGCTTGATTGCTTTGTTATTAAAAGTTTATAACGGTAGATCACCTCAAGAAATTGCCAGCGCACCGCTCAGTTTTTTAGGCGAAATTGGTTTACTCCAACATCTATCTTCTAACCGCTCAACCGGCTTGTATCACATGATTAAGCGCATTCAAGCAGAAGCCAACGCACGCATACAAGCTTAA
- a CDS encoding MBL fold metallo-hydrolase codes for MKRRDLLKSALGLSVLGGLSALKPLYASNDFTIKADPMYDVPSTKVTDRCYYILAKDPEPSPENHAFFNNPGFVVTSEGVVVVDTGSSVQIGEMVLRQIKKVTDKPVVMVINTHYHGDHFLGNHAFVEAFPKVDIYAHPACIKNIKAGGGDFWVSFMQRNSNNGISGTVVTVPTKTFVGGEVVKLGDTTLKIHQFGKAHTESDLIVEVVEDKVAYLGDTAMRRVANMADGSFAGTIETMKQAKALGCEHYVLGHGPHDGAAICDDMQSFCETIYESAAKYYDEGLSDFEMKPKILAEPFMKDVASQWPGFESTMGNFISLAVQEVEKSMF; via the coding sequence ATGAAGAGACGAGATTTGTTAAAGTCAGCCTTAGGATTATCGGTATTAGGTGGGTTATCGGCTCTAAAACCTTTATATGCCAGTAATGATTTCACCATCAAAGCTGACCCTATGTACGACGTACCCTCAACTAAAGTTACCGATCGTTGCTACTACATTTTAGCCAAAGACCCTGAGCCCTCACCAGAAAACCATGCCTTTTTTAACAATCCTGGCTTTGTTGTGACCAGTGAAGGGGTTGTGGTGGTCGATACGGGTAGTTCTGTTCAAATTGGTGAAATGGTACTGCGTCAAATCAAAAAAGTTACTGATAAGCCAGTCGTGATGGTTATCAATACCCATTATCACGGCGATCACTTTTTAGGAAATCACGCTTTCGTTGAAGCCTTTCCTAAGGTCGATATTTATGCTCATCCGGCCTGTATTAAAAATATTAAAGCGGGAGGTGGCGATTTTTGGGTGAGCTTTATGCAGCGTAATTCGAATAATGGTATTTCTGGAACCGTTGTGACGGTACCTACTAAGACCTTTGTTGGCGGGGAAGTCGTTAAGCTTGGTGACACGACCCTTAAAATTCACCAGTTTGGTAAAGCGCATACCGAGTCTGATTTGATTGTTGAAGTGGTTGAAGATAAGGTTGCCTATTTAGGTGATACCGCCATGCGTCGTGTTGCCAATATGGCAGATGGATCTTTTGCCGGCACCATTGAAACCATGAAGCAAGCAAAAGCACTGGGTTGTGAGCATTATGTATTGGGCCATGGTCCTCATGATGGTGCTGCCATTTGTGATGATATGCAGAGTTTCTGTGAAACGATTTATGAAAGTGCTGCCAAGTATTATGACGAAGGATTGTCAGATTTTGAAATGAAGCCTAAGATTTTAGCCGAACCCTTTATGAAGGACGTTGCCAGTCAATGGCCTGGGTTTGAATCTACCATGGGCAACTTTATCAGCTTAGCTGTTCAAGAAGTTGAAAAGAGCATGTTCTAA
- the serB gene encoding phosphoserine phosphatase SerB, giving the protein MATIIIHESALNFDQSNTLERSLGKLSRVANHFQAEVSDDFDYEQFQTLRSKTGLDINLIPGHFQPKQIQLMISDMDSTLIGIECVDEIADMVNLKPQVSEITEAAMRGELDFAASLTKRVALLKDLEIGALEKVYNERLHLNPGAETWINGLKDKDIAFALVSGGFTYFTERLKSELMLDFTRANVLEVENNKLTGKVLGEIIGAQAKADFLNELCDQMGINLNQTMAIGDGANDLLMMHAAGLSIAYHAKPKVQAEADIVLNVRGLDAVLDLLHIQK; this is encoded by the coding sequence ATGGCCACTATAATTATCCACGAAAGCGCATTAAACTTTGATCAAAGCAATACGCTTGAACGCAGCCTAGGCAAACTCTCGCGTGTTGCCAATCACTTTCAAGCAGAAGTCAGTGATGACTTTGACTACGAACAATTTCAAACACTGCGCTCCAAAACTGGGTTAGACATTAACCTTATCCCAGGGCACTTTCAACCTAAACAAATTCAACTGATGATCAGCGACATGGATTCAACCCTCATCGGCATCGAATGTGTTGATGAAATTGCTGATATGGTTAACCTAAAACCGCAGGTCTCAGAAATCACCGAAGCCGCTATGCGTGGCGAACTAGACTTTGCCGCCTCTCTAACAAAGCGTGTTGCGCTTCTTAAGGACTTAGAAATAGGCGCACTTGAAAAAGTTTATAACGAACGCTTACACCTTAATCCTGGCGCAGAAACTTGGATTAATGGCCTAAAAGACAAAGACATTGCCTTTGCATTGGTTTCTGGTGGTTTCACTTACTTTACTGAGCGTTTAAAAAGTGAATTGATGCTCGACTTTACTCGCGCCAATGTTCTTGAAGTTGAAAACAATAAACTCACAGGCAAGGTGCTGGGCGAAATTATTGGCGCTCAAGCGAAGGCCGACTTTTTAAATGAACTCTGCGACCAAATGGGCATTAATCTAAACCAAACCATGGCAATCGGCGATGGGGCTAACGATTTACTAATGATGCATGCCGCAGGCCTAAGCATTGCTTACCACGCAAAACCCAAAGTACAAGCCGAAGCGGATATCGTTTTGAATGTGCGCGGTTTAGATGCCGTTTTAGATTTACTGCATATTCAAAAATAA
- a CDS encoding RDD family protein, producing the protein MLAFKILFAFLYDLLLLCAVWFVSAIPFVLWQGSEFQQKPLVLLSFQLYILAITYIYLSYFWVNSGQTPGLRTWKLRLVRNDDYLLTRQNAHLRFITACLFFSVGWITLFIPSKRQTLQDLLAGTKIVSIKESQ; encoded by the coding sequence ATGCTTGCTTTCAAAATACTGTTTGCCTTTCTTTACGACCTACTTTTACTTTGCGCCGTTTGGTTTGTCTCAGCCATTCCATTTGTACTGTGGCAAGGCAGTGAGTTTCAGCAAAAACCCTTGGTTTTATTAAGCTTTCAACTCTATATTTTAGCCATTACCTACATTTATCTCAGCTATTTCTGGGTTAATAGTGGCCAAACGCCCGGTTTAAGAACTTGGAAGCTTCGCTTGGTTCGCAACGATGACTATTTACTCACCCGACAAAATGCTCATTTAAGATTTATCACGGCTTGCCTTTTTTTTAGTGTTGGATGGATAACTTTGTTTATACCCAGTAAAAGACAAACTTTGCAAGATTTGCTAGCAGGCACTAAAATAGTGTCCATTAAAGAATCGCAATAA
- a CDS encoding energy-coupling factor ABC transporter permease → MNLMDDGFSLVWIVSGWLVFLSALVWSLKTAPWGRVKSDSGAQHVFLGATVLVFLVWILSATIEGGLSFHFLLMTLMVLMFGPQFAFILATLALVGITLLGKAGILVFGLNGTLMGLVPVLVTWTIVNLAYKYLEHNFFVFVLLNGFFAAALSAFAVLMLGGLAMLWGDVHTIEKLTQSYFPYIPMLAVPEGFISGMMVGALILLKPNWIGCFSDELYLKGK, encoded by the coding sequence ATGAATTTAATGGATGATGGTTTTTCTTTAGTATGGATTGTTTCGGGTTGGTTGGTGTTTTTGTCTGCCTTGGTGTGGAGCTTAAAAACAGCGCCCTGGGGTCGTGTTAAAAGTGATTCGGGGGCTCAGCATGTATTTTTAGGGGCAACTGTTTTGGTTTTTTTGGTTTGGATTTTGTCGGCAACCATTGAAGGTGGCTTAAGTTTTCATTTTTTATTGATGACTTTAATGGTGTTAATGTTTGGACCACAGTTTGCCTTTATTTTGGCAACCTTAGCTCTAGTCGGTATTACGCTGTTAGGCAAAGCAGGTATTTTGGTTTTTGGTTTAAATGGCACTTTGATGGGATTGGTGCCGGTACTCGTCACTTGGACAATTGTCAATTTGGCTTACAAGTATTTAGAGCATAACTTTTTCGTGTTTGTGTTGTTGAATGGTTTTTTTGCGGCGGCTCTGTCAGCCTTTGCGGTATTAATGCTGGGTGGATTAGCGATGCTTTGGGGTGACGTGCATACCATTGAAAAATTAACGCAATCTTACTTTCCTTATATTCCAATGTTAGCCGTACCGGAGGGGTTTATTTCTGGAATGATGGTAGGGGCTTTGATTTTGTTAAAACCAAATTGGATTGGTTGCTTTTCGGATGAGTTGTACTTAAAAGGTAAGTAA
- the guaB gene encoding IMP dehydrogenase, producing MRILQEALTFDDVLLVPAHSTVLPNEVSLKTRLTRNINLNIPFVSAAMDTVTEARLAISMAQEGGIGIIHKNMSVEEQAHVVSKVKKHEHGVVLEPITVQVSNTVEEVIQITNKNRVSSAPVMDGNDLVGIVTSRDMRFVTDMSQSVAKIMTPKDRLITVKEKEDPKAVLDLLHENRLERLLVVDDAFKLKGMITVKDMSKSSSHPNASKDSNGRLIVGAAVGTGADTEERVAALVKAGVDVIIVDTAHGHSQGVLNRVKWVKENFPKVDVIGGNIATAEAALDLVKAGADAVKVGIGPGSICTTRIVAGVGVPQLSAISNVAKALEGTGIPFIADGGIRFSGDVAKALVAGASCVMLGSMFAGTEESPGEIEYYQGRAYKSYRGMGSLGAMSQKQGSSDRYFQSSNAADKLVPEGVEGRVAYKGPLAPIIHQLVGGIRSSMGYTGCKDIAEFNTKPSFVRVTGAGMAESHVHDVTITKEAPNYRV from the coding sequence ATGCGTATCCTGCAGGAAGCTTTAACATTTGACGATGTATTATTGGTGCCCGCTCACTCAACCGTATTGCCGAATGAAGTGTCTCTAAAAACCCGTTTAACCAGAAATATTAACTTGAATATTCCGTTTGTTTCTGCGGCGATGGACACGGTGACTGAGGCACGTTTAGCAATCTCTATGGCTCAAGAGGGTGGTATCGGGATTATTCATAAAAACATGAGCGTTGAAGAACAGGCGCACGTAGTTTCTAAAGTGAAAAAGCATGAGCATGGCGTTGTTTTAGAACCGATTACGGTTCAAGTTTCAAACACAGTTGAAGAGGTTATTCAAATCACCAATAAAAATCGTGTTTCAAGTGCGCCAGTGATGGATGGTAATGATTTAGTGGGCATAGTCACCAGCCGTGATATGCGTTTTGTGACAGATATGTCGCAATCAGTTGCAAAAATTATGACGCCAAAAGACCGCTTGATTACGGTTAAAGAAAAAGAAGATCCTAAGGCGGTTTTAGATTTATTACATGAGAACCGTTTAGAAAGACTGTTGGTCGTTGATGATGCTTTCAAGTTGAAAGGGATGATTACGGTCAAGGATATGTCAAAATCTTCTTCACACCCAAATGCCTCTAAAGATTCTAACGGTCGTTTGATTGTGGGTGCGGCGGTTGGAACTGGCGCTGATACTGAAGAACGTGTTGCCGCTTTGGTTAAAGCTGGTGTGGACGTTATCATTGTGGATACAGCGCATGGTCATTCACAAGGTGTTCTAAACCGAGTTAAGTGGGTTAAAGAAAACTTTCCAAAAGTTGATGTTATCGGTGGCAATATTGCAACTGCGGAAGCAGCTTTGGACTTAGTTAAAGCGGGTGCAGATGCGGTTAAGGTTGGTATTGGACCAGGCTCTATTTGTACAACGCGTATTGTTGCGGGTGTCGGTGTTCCACAATTGTCAGCCATTTCAAATGTGGCTAAAGCCCTTGAAGGTACAGGCATTCCATTCATTGCTGATGGCGGTATTCGTTTTTCGGGTGATGTGGCTAAAGCCTTGGTTGCGGGCGCATCTTGCGTGATGTTGGGCAGTATGTTCGCCGGTACTGAAGAGTCGCCTGGCGAAATTGAATATTACCAAGGGCGTGCTTATAAGTCTTACCGTGGTATGGGTTCTTTAGGTGCCATGTCACAAAAACAAGGTTCATCAGATCGTTATTTCCAATCTTCAAACGCAGCTGACAAGCTGGTGCCAGAAGGTGTAGAAGGTCGCGTTGCTTATAAAGGACCTTTGGCACCTATCATTCACCAGCTGGTGGGTGGGATTCGTTCTTCAATGGGCTACACAGGTTGTAAAGACATTGCAGAATTTAATACCAAGCCCTCGTTTGTGCGTGTGACTGGCGCAGGGATGGCTGAAAGCCATGTGCATGATGTCACGATCACTAAAGAAGCGCCAAATTATCGCGTTTAG